ACATAAACATTGGATTTCATCAATTCAATCATTGAATTAAAAGTtcttattgagtagatcaaccTAATAGACTTGTATTAGTATGGGAATGGGATGAATAGGAAGAATGGCCCCGCCCCTAACTTTAGTTGTTTTTGACCTGTTTTgcatgttaatatttattttgataattttttcttgGTTTTCTTTCGGCCTTATGCTACAATATTTTACCGATTTATGCTTAATATTTCTAATTTTGTGCTTGATGTTTCCGTCTGGTTTTCAGAATCTCTCCCAACTTGCGTCAATCAATTATGATCTCACCAAGGGATGGAAAGATGATCCCTCAACAAATTCTAGTGCATAGCTGTCTCATCTCCTGTCAAAGTTCAGAATTTGGTTTTCGACCTATGATGCAAGTAATTTGGGAGGCATAACAATCAGTGTTGTTTGTATAACTTGTACATGTATGATTCTGCAAACCTTGTCATTTCctttaatatttttcatcatataATTCATTCATGTGTTCTTGCTTATCTAATTTGTATTCCTGGATTTTGCAGACATTTAGAGAGACTCGAAGTGGTTCAGGATGTACTCTTTCGATATTAGGTTACAGGATAATAGTGGGTGGTTTCAATCTGCTGGTTAAATTTGTGTATGAATTGAGGACTGTGTAAATTGTAAAATGCATATTATATTAGCTCATATTGTTCTGTAGTGTTCCCTAATATGTTAGCAATGAGAATACATCCCATTTTGTTCAGGCCACTGTAATAtaatttacttatatttatttttatatatataaaattaaagtgtgagTGAATTTTCTTATTAGCCCCAACGATCAATTTAACCTTTTACAAGCTAAAGTCATTAATGTCACGATGGCATGTTAATTGCTCTTTAATTCTTATTTAGCCAACTCAACATTTTACATGATTTcattttatatgtaaaaaaaaaacactaaggCACGGCTATAAGGAACAGGCTCCCCTCAAGTCTTTATCAAGAAGAGCACTAATATAAGCAGGAATTGAATCTAGCATAACAAGTGTGAAACCAACATCGTGGCCTTTAAACGCAAGAGCATCAACACAAGAGTTTGTCTCACAGTGAATATGATTTACATGGATGGTCCAACCTGGAAGGTGGATAAGAGAGATAACCTCGTGGAGAAGAGGTTGTAGATAAAAGATGGAAGAAAACCGATTGTTGATCATATTGACGACATTAGTTGAATCAATTTCTAAGATAATGAGTCAAACGCATATCTCTAGCCATTTGACAACCAAATAGAATACCACATAACTCGGCAAACAAGGCATTTCTTGTTCCGAGATTACGCAAAAAAATCCTTCACAAAATGACCACGGTGATCTCTAATGAGGTCGCTACAAGTTGAATTTCCATTTTTGTAAGAGCCATCAATGTTTATTTTAACAAAACCAGTAGGAGGTCTTATCCAATGAATATTGTGCTTAGATATATTCTCATCCTGAGATGCAAGAAGACATTTTATCTCTTTCTCAATTTGATAAGCCATATTAACCACCTTGGAAGTAAGGTGGTTCCCAAGTTCAGTCTCTCTAGAATAAAACTAGGTTGTTACGATCTTTCCACAGAGCCCAAACTGACACACCAAAGAAAGTAGGCTAATCAGAGTTACTAGCTCCAATGTTCTTAGTTGTGATGTTCCATTCGAGCCAAGCATGTAAACCAAGGCTAAAGAATTTATCCCAATAGCCTTCAGTGATGAATTGATTCTAATATTGTTGAACATCTTCACAATCCCGAAGCATATGCATGATGGTTTCAGGTTGAGATTGACACCTAGGGCACAAGTCATCGTTTGTCATCTGCCGATGAGCTCTCACTGCATTAGTAAGTAAGGATCCATGAGCCAGCTTCCAAAGAATTGTGCGAACTCGAGTTGGTCCTTTCATTGCCAAACCTGATCAAACAAAGAATGAGTATTAGTAATATCATTATTCAATCCACTAATAAGATTGTAAGCtgttttttaaaactaaaattccCATAAGTGGAAAGATCCCAGTTAGGCATATCGTTGTTGCCATTGGTTGGAGCCTTCAACTTAGCTATGAAACTTCAAATAGAATCAGGAAGCCTATTAGTAATCAAATCCCAGTTTCAACCCTCATTTATCGCATAATTTGACACAGAGTACTCTATTTCACTAGAAGGGATGGAAGCCTCATAATGATCCTACAAAGCACCACACTTTGGGATCCAAGGATCTCTCCAAAAACGGGTTTCATTCCCATCGAATATGACATTTGACTTGCTCCCAAGACTTTGAGATAGCCCTCCAAATATTTGAGGAATTGCTACGAACTACAATAGAAGGAGTAGAGAGAGAGCCACGTTTGTATTTGACTCTCATAACCTGCACCAAAAGGATCTCATAACGTTTTTCTTTTAAGTGTATATGATTGAACAATTTAATTGATGTCATGGATTTTCTTACATGCAATGTGAGAAGTAATTCTTCCACACTATTCATGTGTAAAATtaatatcaattttctttttacacgagataatattttcatttttctaaatCTTTCACCTCTTaactatttcttttttaataaaaaaattaaattaaatctgtCTATCTACCTCATTTTTCTATGCAAATAGTaacctctatttatagaaaaatatatgcctaaattttagaaacaaatctactttaaaataaaacataatccAAGTAAAAGTGCCCTCCAAGAAAAAGTTTTTTTCCCCCAAAAACAGTGTGATGCGCCTAGCGCGGCTATACACCGTGCCTAGCGCAGGTACCAGCATCtaccaagaaaaaaaacttaaacaaTTGCGCCCAGTGCATTAGTCTTCTACACCAAGCGCAACTCATAGCTAGCACATGATTTTATGACTttttgtaactgagatttcaaggcctATTCAACAacatacatgttttttttacacAGGTATTGAATGTTTGTCCTTAAAAGGCCAGATTCAACGGTGCTGACCACGACATGAAGGTTCATATAAAAGAACGATTCATACAGTTTGTGTAGCCTTAGACCATGTTGATATGTCCACCTCCAAAACCAAGTCCAAACTAAAGATGCGCCAAAAGGCTGGCCAAAACGTTCATCAAAGAGACCAAGTTATAGTCAGGACGAGCGGTCTACGAAGCGTTCTCCTTCTTTATTTGAGCATGCAGAGTCTCAATATCCAGACACACACATGAATTCCAATCATCAGATCCAAGACGTGAAAGTTCACAGAAATGTAGTCATTCTCCACATCCGGCACCATCACATTCGACACTAGCTGCCACACTAAAACGCGATTGGCCCAACTTGGACTAGTTGCCTCCTTTTGTGCACCCGTTTATTAAAAACTTCATAGAAGTTGTAGGGGACAGACATTGCGGATTCCATGTTGGTGCTGGCCTAATCGGAGAATCTGAAGATCCTTACCAGATGGTCCGTCGTAATTTGACAATTGAATTGAACATAAACAAGAAAAGGTATATAGAAGTGTTTGGAGGTGAAGAAAGATTCAATCAAATCAAAACGCTCTTATTCCGGAACGTCTCGGCCGGGAACTTGAGGAAAAATGGGTGATGATGTCGGACATGGGTTTTTTAATAGCACAAATGTACAAATATCCAGTTGTCCTACTAATTGGTAACATGTATTCTGAAACTTATTTTCCGTTATAGGGTTAGCCTCCACATAGAGAGAAACTAATGTGCCTCGGATGGATGAACCGCAACCATTTCATGTAGATATATTTGAAGTCGGACAATCGGATACCTTAATCCAGTAGCATGTGGGATCAATACCATTTGAAATTCGCTGACAATTGACCTAGTAAATATGCTCATTGTATGGAAAACTACAACTAGTGAAGTTTTTTCCTTTCATGGATATCGAACCACGTACCATGGGGTTCAAGTACGTGTTAAATTCATTCCCACTAGGATGGCGTGTCCCTTTGGTGAACGCTACAAGGCCAATGATGCGTCATCTCATAGCATAAAGTAGGGCaattatgtattttttaaaaaaggtagggaaatttggattttttttttgttatagggATAattcgaaagaaaaaaaaaaatcaactgaATTCACACCAACTATATTTGTGGGTGGCTTTTAGGGTGATCACTCAATTAAGTCTCTCACTGGTGAATTacgaaaaaaaatacaattagaTTTGATCAACAGTTCAAATATGTTatcattaaaaatgaaaatatatacacATCTCCACACACAATTGTGTCCCAATGTGGTTGAACctatcatcttcaacctctaaCTTAGAGGTTTCTTCTCACctccttcaattttttcttgtgtttgttaaatggaaaaatattatatacaattaaatGCATACATTTTGCAATCATGTGATATGATGATTTCGTTTCATATTTGAacccaaaaatattttcttaaccAATCATCTTCAATCTCCATTAGGAGTAGTCCTGcaaaggagaagaagaaatgacatctgtgatttttttaaaattgattattgttctaaaaaaattatgcgACTTTTTTGTCGAGAAGAAACAATTTTGGGATTTAATTTCTGGGTTCAACTACTTTGCACCTAAGTTGAAGGTTGAAGACTTGAAGATGATGGATGGATTAAACACTGACTCTAGGTTCAACCACATTGGATAAGATTGTGTGTGGAGATGTGTATATGTTCTCATTTTTAATTATGATAGATCTCAACCGTTGATCAAAATTAATGGTATTTTTTTCCTGCTTCACTTGTAAGATATTCATTCACGATAATGATGTCATAATCTtagataaaatatatataaaaaaatcatgttaattttgatgaattaaatattataACAAATTTTATGTCCTGAAGATATATTTTTACCTTTTTAAATGATCAAACAAGATTTTTGATAATATTCAtagattaaaaaagaaatttggttCAACCTTGttgacgaatttttttttttttgtcaagaacctTGTTGACGATTTAATAAACATAAAGACTAACTTGACAAAAATAAGAAGATAATGACTTGTTTGAAACTTTAAATTAACTTAAAAGAATTTCAAGTACAGTTGTGACTTTTATTAAAAGAGTACTAATCTTAAGGATCAAAATtctttgaaaatttattttgattttacaGAATCTCAATATGGGATAACATCTACATCTTGATCCACATGCTAAGTCAAAGAAGAGTTAatcaaagttgttttttttggtataaaaatcaTCCATCTTTACCAATTTGAAAGGTTCACAAGactcaaaaaatttaaagatgTGATCAATGCCAACTAGAAACAGTAGCCACTATATATCATCACACTTTTAACAGAGAAAAAGGTTTCACCAAAAGCAAAAGTTAATGCTAAAGCAAGAATAATAATTACATCAACAAGAATCTAGACCCAAATACAGATATACACTCCCACAAGAATATATTGATTGAGAAGAAAAATAGGTAAACTACTACAATAGATATTGGAGGAGAAAAGAAGGAAATACATCAAAGTTGGGGGAGCTAATGAAAATTTAGgccaaagataaaaaaaatgtttaattatcTTGCAGGTCCTTAAACTatttagagaattttaaatagatcccaaaattaaaataatttgtaaTCGGATCGCCGAATTTgttaataattgtttttaattaGGTCTCTAAATGTTTACAAATTCAGAGACCTAATTACAAATCATTTAAAAGTTTAGGAGGATCCTAGTGATAAATTATTTAGAAGTTAAGGaactcaattaaaaaaattggttcaaGGTttctaattaaatatttttcataaatttagggactcaattacaaacaaaaaaaaaagttcagaGACCTATTTAAAAATTTCCAAATAGTTCGAGGACCTACGAAATAATTAAACCCTAAAATAAGTTACAGCATAAGCACACATGATTCAGGCAGGAAAAAAGATAAGGGGACTTTTGACAAAGCCAAGAACATCCTTTCACAGTTCATCAATAGTAAAGTAAGATAGAGAGTCAAACTCATCTAGAGGAGTTATCATCTATGTCATCAGGTTGTTCAATTTGATCTAGACTTTCTTTCAAGCTAGACCTATGCAGCTCTTCTATGTGCTGTCTCACTTGCGACATCGAAGGGCGGTTATCAGGGTAAGTGGCAGCGCAATCTACTGCAAGTTGCAACAACTGAACCATTTCCTCTTCAACATTTTGATACCTAAGGAGTTCAAGATCAAAGACCTCGGAAGTCCATTCTTCTTTAACAACTGATTGCACCCATCTCGGAAGGTCGACTCCTTCGTCGTTCAAGAGGGTATGAGTTGGAGCCTTCCCGGTCAGAAGTTCCAAGAGCAATACACCAAAGCTGTATACATCTGCTTTCTGAGAAACTTTCCGTGGATCAGTTACTTCGGGAGCACGGTAGCCGGCAACCCTGTTAGGTGTGGTTGAAGGACCAACAAGATGTGCAAGACCAAAATCAGATACTCTTGCATCATAGGACTTGGTTAGCAAAATGTTGGACGATTTTATGTTTCCATGAGAAACATTAGGTCCTTGTGAATGCAAGTACTCAATGCCGCGAGCAGCTCCAAGTGCAATGCCTGATCTCATTTCCCAATTCAGTGGTGTCCTACCCCCTCCTTTGTTTCCtgtattcaaaataaaataatgaactTTCATTTTACCATTGTTCATGTTAATGTgtatgtcaaaaaataaaaaatgtcaaggctctaattcatttttaacataGTTACAACCTTGTTTGCATAAACACAATTAAGCAATTATAGCATAAacgcttatgtataagttattttaaaaaaaaaatgataaaataaagtcaatacttttttataagctattgtGGAGAACTTAatgaaataagctgaaaacagcttatggacatgtcataagttggtCCCATAAGcttcccaaacagtctcacaactGCTTATGTTAGTAGATAAGCCAACCCAAAGTGGTTAATGCAATCTAAAAGCTGATACCAAATCACAACCTTAACAATATAACAAACCTAAATGGATGTATGTAAAAGGAAACAAGTGAACTGAAATGCAAGACAAAATTATAGATCCTAAAGGATTACTATactcttctctcttcttttattaaatgcaatgcaattaattaatcaaaaaagGAACACGAAACTGAAAAGAACACCAATTGCAGTAATCATAATTCTATATCGAAATAAGTAAAGAAATCTAAAGTCATAACATAGAAACATGAACAAGTAAAAAAGGAAGCAAAGTAAAACTCTCACCATGCAAAAGTGCAGATAAGCTTCCCATATGCAAATAATCATGAACAAGAAGCTTCTCATCTCTACTATAATAGTAAGCCCTAAGAGGTGCTAAATTTTCATGAACCATTGCACCAACCCTCTCAATCTTCTCCTTAAATTCCCTCTCAGAAATAGTCACATCCCTTAACCTCTTCACAGCCACAACCACAGGACCAACCTCCAAAACTGCCTTATAAGATGTCCCAAAAGTCCCTTTCCCTAATACCTCAGCAGAAGCTCTTAACAAATCCTCCAAATCAAACACCTTACCCCAATTCCTAAAAAAGACCAATTTTttatcaccaccaccaataACAACGCTTTCACCACCTCTCTCACCATTCACCGCCGCGGGCGCAGCCATAGCCGCTGCGGCCGACGAAAACCCATTTCCAATATTCTCACCATGAATCTCCTCATCATTCTGATTATGCTTCAAAGTTGCTGCAACATCATCAATTGAACTAGTTTTTTCACCATTCCTATTCCTGCATAAGAGAATCAAAGCAAAAACTACAAACAAAAGAATCACAACAGACCCAATAACAATTCCAGCTATAGCACCACCAGATAATTTTcctttcttcttgttcttcatAAACCCATGATTTCCATCAACCACACTTGAATTTCCATTACCACTATTTACACCCCTAGTTCCACTATTTGAACCTCCTTCTTCTTTAGGACAAGGGTTAAGGGGTTTCCCACATAAGAGATTACCCAAAAACGAATCTTTACCAAAAGTTTGCAATTTTTCAGGAACTGAACCGTTCAACAAGTTGTTTGAAACATTGAACTGATCGAGTTGAACCCGGTTCAACTCAGTAAGAGAACCGGTGAACCGGTTATTTTGAAGATATAGGGTTTTCAACCGGGTTAGGTTTTGAAATCCAACCGGAATTTTACCGGAGAAGTTATTGGAAGCCAAATTGAGACGAACAAGACCGGTGAGTTGAAACAGTGTCACCGGAATTTCGCCGGAGAGAAGATTCTGCTGGAGGTAGAGATTTTTTAGGGAAGTGCAAGCAGAGATGTCAGAGGGAAGAGGACCGGAGAGGGAATTGAAACGGAGACTGAGAGTGTGGAGGTT
This portion of the Trifolium pratense cultivar HEN17-A07 linkage group LG3, ARS_RC_1.1, whole genome shotgun sequence genome encodes:
- the LOC123916547 gene encoding probable inactive receptor kinase RLK902 encodes the protein MQMKFHKLKLFFFFLTIFLPSVKPDLTSERAALLTLRAAVTGRTLLWNTTSATPCNWPGVHCDQNHTHVVELHLPAVSLSGNLPAGVFSGLPNLHTLSLRFNSLSGPLPSDISACTSLKNLYLQQNLLSGEIPVTLFQLTGLVRLNLASNNFSGKIPVGFQNLTRLKTLYLQNNRFTGSLTELNRVQLDQFNVSNNLLNGSVPEKLQTFGKDSFLGNLLCGKPLNPCPKEEGGSNSGTRGVNSGNGNSSVVDGNHGFMKNKKKGKLSGGAIAGIVIGSVVILLFVVFALILLCRNRNGEKTSSIDDVAATLKHNQNDEEIHGENIGNGFSSAAAAMAAPAAVNGERGGESVVIGGGDKKLVFFRNWGKVFDLEDLLRASAEVLGKGTFGTSYKAVLEVGPVVVAVKRLRDVTISEREFKEKIERVGAMVHENLAPLRAYYYSRDEKLLVHDYLHMGSLSALLHGNKGGGRTPLNWEMRSGIALGAARGIEYLHSQGPNVSHGNIKSSNILLTKSYDARVSDFGLAHLVGPSTTPNRVAGYRAPEVTDPRKVSQKADVYSFGVLLLELLTGKAPTHTLLNDEGVDLPRWVQSVVKEEWTSEVFDLELLRYQNVEEEMVQLLQLAVDCAATYPDNRPSMSQVRQHIEELHRSSLKESLDQIEQPDDIDDNSSR